One part of the Meleagris gallopavo isolate NT-WF06-2002-E0010 breed Aviagen turkey brand Nicholas breeding stock chromosome 20, Turkey_5.1, whole genome shotgun sequence genome encodes these proteins:
- the CASKIN2 gene encoding caskin-2 isoform X2 codes for MGREQELIQAVKNGDIPGVQKLVAKIKASKSKLLGSAKRLNVNYQDADGFSALHHAALGGSLDLISLLLEAQATVDIKDSNGMRPLHYAAWQGRVEPVRLLLRAAASVNMASLDGQIPLHLSAQYGHYEVSEMLLQHQSNPCLINKAKKTPLDLACEFGRLKVAQLLLNSHLCVALLEGQSKDATDPNYTTPLHLAAKNGHKEIIRQLLKAGIEINKQTKTGTALHEAALYGKTEVVRLLLEGGVDVNIRNTYNQTALDIVNQFTTSHASKDIKQLLREASGILKVRALKDFWNLHDPTALNVRAGDVITVLEQHPDGRWKGHIHDVQKGTDRIGYFPPSIAEVISKRTGMILPRMASTHQHQGTPGALTALPNCSPPRLQHLPSECLQQAAPSIPASYGHLTLTWTAPGPDSAAGDRNSVGSEGSIGSIRSAGSGQSTEGTNGQNTNIVIENTRPLPSTGDDFQQHILGSEPHNEQITSTTGPPGHQTPSSCTSGDKVFSHQFLRPAQLLEGKDAEAIYNWLSEFQLESYTVNFLNAGYDVPTISRMTPEDLTAIGVTKPGHRKKISTEIGQLSIAEWLPNYIPADLMDWLSAIGLPQYHKKLVNNGYDSITIVLDLTWEDLQEIGINKLGHQKKIMLAVKKLRDLRKSLSQSEATLTRHKVPGALDIVTIESLENGECQSPNTPKMTTFQDSELSYELQTAMSNSCHETLSIKNSQGMSRSQESIGVRSRGSGHSQDNVLSRHLSSPSQESLGSGESSSGSSGQSCMPPHSKENLASLPRQPSPEPYGKLTSPEGLNGFTNCSGGSPLKERNLPEGTDQYARLTAQKGAGPVGTVMVTPSTPPQTPSKATAPYVFMYPHVSLKSPRAPSSQGVEQPKTLAHSYPSSSGQKSSLQTSAPKAFSYLHNQCSPAELLKAATAPNAWQTGEQHKGCEGSKNKKRSHSLNRYALSDGEHEEEEGAPTSTLGSYATLTRRPGRSQMPRACLQTEAKVTRSQSFAIRAKRKGPPPPPPKRLSSVSSTPTTEVDSEQPPDPERQPSVPQDVADTGASLSDSGCSRTVRSLVATLEETPGLNPPKPLLAPKPLHVAQDSLSRAAVDDQSRSSCDPSGTVLSDSGWDPFDSSKPRRRTLSEPSTPMSEAVQGRQEDACTDAEEEATPEVSSSSQNSSSECIPFAEEGNLTIKQRPKPAGHPKADTAVQGTEPSSQPAESPCSDGKEMVVSTATRELPMLEFNLTESDTVKRRPRFKEREPLQAVLKAFSMAGQAEVGASSAPQYAQAQAVSIVGPSTQGPAPQAGLAGDAFDDDSVEFRIAEIEKSILSLEKGIKKSPSPVKAPSPTELLGTAVVRMPAPDIPAKHTSVASTKLVFSGPKTVYQQVLQPSRHAVTPWAATESVPDVIGSLAGPSPLTLEASGKVFVKPLASAPGAALVQQRLEHTSITTVQAAEKKITVEEVQSPPGATHLAKNILEDISNMFDDLADQLDAMLD; via the exons agctcctgggaTCTGCCAAGCGCCTGAATGTGAACTACCAGGATGCAGATGG GTTCTCAGCACTGCACCATGCAGCCTTGGGTGGCAGCCTGGACCTCatctcactgctgctggaggcacAGGCCACTGTGGACATCAAGGACAGCAACG GGATGCGCCCCCTGCACTATGCGGCCTGGCAGGGGCGCGTGGAGCCAGTGCGGTTGCTGCTGCGTGCTGCGGCCTCCGTCAATATGGCCTCACTGGATGGGCAGATCCCACTGCACCTTTCAGCACAGTATGGCCACTACGAGGTG TCGGAGATGCTTCTGCAGCACCAATCCAACCCCTGCCTCATCAACAAGGCGAAGAAAACCCCCCTGGACTTGGCCTGCGAGTTTGGGCGACTGAAG GTGGCCCAGCTGCTACTGAACAGCCATCTGTGCGTTGCCCTCCTGGAGGGACAGTCAAAAGACGCGACCGACCCCAACTACACCACCCCACTGCACCTGGCAGCCAAGAATGGGCACAAGGAGATCATCAG gcagcttctgaaggCTGGAATTGAGATCAATAAGCAGACAAAGACGGGCACAGCCTTGCACGAGGCCGCACTGTATGGCAAAACAGAGGTGGTGCGGTTGCTGCTGGAG GGTGGTGTTGACGTGAACATCAGGAACACCTACAACCAGACAGCACTGGACATTGTCAACCAGTTTACCACTTCACACGCCAGCAAAGACATAAAGCAACTGCTGAGAG AGGCTTCAGGAATCCTGAAGGTACGAGCTTTGAAGGATTTTTGGAACCTCCATGACCCAACTGCTCTCAATGTCCGGGCAGGAGACGTCATTACG GTCCTGGAGCAGCATCCGGATGGGCGATGGAAGGGGCACATCCATGACGTTCAGAAAGGCACTGATCGCATTGGGTACTTCCCCCCCTCCATTGCTGAAGTCATCAGTAAGCGAACAG GCATGATCCTCCCCCGCATGGCGTCCACACACCAGCACCAGGGCACTCCTGGGGCCCTCACGGCACTCCCCAACTGCAGCCCTCCAcggctgcagcacctccccagcGAGTgtctgcagcaggcagccccAAGCATCCCAGCATCCTATGGCCATCTCACCCTAACCTGGACGGCCCCAGGCCCTGACAGTGCAG CAGGAGACAGGAACAGTGTGGGCAGCGAGGGCAGCATTGGCAGCATCCGCAGTGCAGGCAGTGGACAGAGCACCGAGGGCACCAATGGGCAAAACACCAACATTGTCATTGAGAACACCAGG cCGCTGCCCTCCACTGGTGATGACTTCCAGCAACACATTTTGGGATCAGAGCCACACAATGAACAGATTACTTCCACTACAG GGCCCCCAGGCCATCAGACCCCTAGCAGCTGCACCTCTGGAGACAAGGTCTTTTCGCACCAATTTCTGCGACCTGCGCAGCTCCTTGAGGGGAAG GATGCAGAAGCCATTTACAACTGGCTGAGTGAGTTCCAGCTGGAGTCATACACTGTCAACTTCCTCAACGCTGGCTACGATGTCCCCACCATCAGTCGCATGACACCAGAG GACCTGACGGCCATCGGTGTGACCAAACCAGGCCACAGGAAGAAGATCTCCACTGAGATTGGGCAGCTTAGTATCGCTGAGTGGCTGCCCAACTATATTCCG GCTGACCTGATGGATTGGCTCAGTGCCATTGGTTTGCCGCAGTACCACAAAAAATTGGTAAACAACGGCTACGACTCCATCACCATTGTCTTGGACCTGACATGGGAAGATTTGCAAGAGATTGGCATCAACAAGCTGG GCCACCAGAAGAAGATCATGTTGGCTGTAAAGAAGCTTAGAGACCTCCGCAAAAGCCTCAGCCAATCAGAAGCAACACTGACAAGACACAAAGTCCCTGGTGCCCTGGACATTGTCACTATTGAGTCACTGGAGAATGGGGAGTGCCAGTCCCCAAACACACCCAAAATGACAACGTTCCAGGACAGCGAGCTCAGCTATGAGCTCCAGACAGCCATGTCCAACAGCTGCCATGAGACGCTCAGCATCAAAAACAGCCAGGGAATGTCACGGAGCCAGGAAAGCATTGGGGTGCGGTCCCGGGGCTCGGGGCACTCACAGGACAATGTACTGTCCCGGCACCTCTCCAGTCCCTCTCAGGAGAGCCTGGGCAGCGGGGAGAGCAGCAGCGGCAGCAGCGGGCAGTCCTGCATGCCACCCCACAGCAAGGAAAATCTGGCCAGCCTGCCAAGACAGCCTAGCCCCGAGCCTTATGGGAAGCTCACCTCCCCCGAGGGGCTGAATGGCTTCACTAATTGCAGTGGGGGCAGCCCTCTCAAGGAGAGGAACCTGCCTGAAGGCACAGATCAGTATGCCCGGCTGACAGCTCAGAAAGGTGCTGGCCCAGTGGGGACAGTGATGGTCACCCCCAGTACCCCTCCCCAGACGCCCAGCAAGGCAACAGCTCCATATGTCTTCATGTACCCACATGTCTCCTTGAAATCCCCAAGAGCCCCTTCCAGCCAGGGAGTAGAGCAGCCCAAGACCTTGGCACACTCCTATCCCTCTTCCTCTGGGCAGAAGAGCAGCCTGCAGACATCAGCCCCAAAAGCTTTCTCGTACCTACACAAtcagtgcagccctgctgagctgctcaaAGCTGCCACAGCCCCAAATGCCTGGCAGACAGGGGAACAGCACAAGGGGTGCGAAGGCTCCAAGAACAAGAAGCGGTCACACAGCCTGAACCGCTATGCACTGTCGGATGGAGAgcatgaggaggaggagggggcgCCCACCAGCACACTGGGCTCCTATGCCACCCTGACGCGGCGGCCAGGCCGCAGCCAGATGCCACGGGCCTGCCTGCAGACAGAGGCCAAGGTGACCCGCAGCCAGTCCTTTGCCATCCGGGCCAAACGCAAGGGCCCCCCGCCGCCGCCTCCCAAGCGTCTCAGTTCTGTCTCTAGCACTCCCACCACTGAAGTGGACAGTGAACAGCCCCCTGACCCTGAGCGACAGCCTTCTGTACCCCAGGATGTGGCTGACACAGGTGCCAGCCTCAGTGACAGCGGCTGCAGCAGGACAGTGAGGAGCCTGGTGGCCACACTGGAGGAAACACCAGGGCTGAATCCACCCAAACCTCTCCTGGCCCCGAAACCACTGCATGTGGCTCAGGACTCTCTCTCCAGGGCTGCTGTGGATGATCAGTCCCGCAGCAGTTGTGATCCCAGCGGCACTGTGCTCTCTGATTCTGGCTGGGACCCATTTGATAGCAGCAAGCCGAGGAGACGGACACTGAGTGAGCCCAGTACTCCCATGTCAGAGGCTGTGCAGGGTAGGCAGGAGGATGCCTGCACAGACGCAGAAGAAGAGGCCACGCCAGAGGTCTCTTCATCCTCCCAGAACAGTTCCAGTGAGTGCATCCCCTTTGCAGAAGAAGGCAACTTAACCATCAAGCAGCGACCAAAGCCTGCTGGGCACCCCAAGGCTGACACTGCAGTGCAAGGCacagagcccagctcccagcctgcagAGTCCCCGTGCTCTGATGGGAAGGAAATGGTTGTGTCCACTGCCACTAGGGAGCTGCCCATGCTGGAGTTCAACCTCACTGAGTCAGACACAGTGAAGCGCCGGCCCCGCTTCAAGGAGCGGGAGccactgcaggcagtgctgaagGCATTCAGCATGGCAGGGCAGGCTGAGGTGGGGGCCAGCTCTGCACCCCAGTATGCCCAGGCCCAGGCTGTAAGCATCGTGGGCCCCAGCACACAGGGGCCAGCACCACAGGCTGGACTGGCTGGAGATGCTTTTGACGATGACAGTGTAGAGTTCAGGATTGCTGAGATAGAGAAGAGCATCTTGTCACTGGAGAAAGGGATTAAGAAGTCACCAAGCCCCGTCAaagctcccagccccacagaacTGCTCGGCACTGCTGTGGTGAGGATGCCTGCTCCAG ACATCCCTGCCAAGCACACTTCGGTGGCATCTACCAAGCTGGTGTTCTCTGGGCCCAAGACCGTCTACCAGCAGGTCCTGCAGCCCTCCCGCCATGCTgtcactccctgggcagccactGAGTCGGTGCCAGATGTGATCGGGTCCCTGGCTGGCCCCAGCCCACTGACACTGGAGGCAAGCGGCAAGGTGTTTGTAAAGCCCTTGGCCTCTGCCCCAGGGGCTGCGCTGGTCCAGCAGCGGCTGGAGCACACCAGCATCACCACAGTGCAGGCAGCTGAGAAGAAGATCACAGTGGAGGAGGTGCAGAG